In Desulfobulbaceae bacterium, the sequence CCGGTCAGGCAGTGTTTCGATTGTTTTTATAAGGCGTAACAATGCAGACGGTTTGTCTCCATAAACCCCGCCTGCATGAATGTTGATCACATCAGCATTAACCCATTCTGCTACCTGAGCCTGGTATTCAAGATCCAGAATGGACCTGCTAACCACATCCGGATTGGGTGATGACAGGATAATAAACTGGTCGGGATGGAAGGTTGTCCGGATGTCATGTTTTTGACTAAAGATGCCGCATGCTTTGAAAGCATTGATAATCTCATCTGAACCGGGAAGCTCTGCAATATCGTAGCCCATCTCGGGGTGTGTCTTTAAAGGAAGGATCTGGCTGTTTATCCGAAAGGAGCCAATTTTATTCTCACGGCAAAATTCAAGTGCTTTTAACAGGCTTTCAGCATTCTCGGCGCATAAACGGGCCAGGCGTTGTTTCCGCTGTTCTTCGGTAAACCGAGTAATATATTTAACCGTTGTTCTTCGAAATTTAATAGGGTGCTCTTTGAATACACAGCAAAGTCCAAGTCTCAATAATGCCTCTCCTGAAATTGTTATTTCGGTTATTAAATGATGCGCTAAGCCCAAAACACCCCCTGTGTCAGGGTAAGTTGTCGCCTCAAATGGAAATCACCCAGGGGGGCATTGAGGTAAAATTTTATGGGCTACCCTTTGTCAATGAAACAAGCTGTGATAAGAAAAGTTCGTATGGGCAATCAAACCCAGGATCAGATAGCAAAAGAAGCCGGTATAGGTCGTTCAACACTGACGTATTGGTTGAAACATTATAAGACAAATGGAGAGATCAAGATGAGCAGACTGGAAAATCGACCTTGTGACTGGAGTGGATCCGATCG encodes:
- the uvsE gene encoding UV DNA damage repair endonuclease UvsE; this encodes MSGEALLRLGLCCVFKEHPIKFRRTTVKYITRFTEEQRKQRLARLCAENAESLLKALEFCRENKIGSFRINSQILPLKTHPEMGYDIAELPGSDEIINAFKACGIFSQKHDIRTTFHPDQFIILSSPNPDVVSRSILDLEYQAQVAEWVNADVINIHAGGVYGDKPSALLRLIKTIETLPDRVRKRLTLENDDRSYSPMDILPECTQLNIPMVYDVHHHRCLQDKLSIEAATEESLKTWECEPLFHISSPKDGWGASNPRKHHDFIDINDLPKNWISLNITLEVEAKGKELAIKRLMKDIEML